One window of the Candidatus Zixiibacteriota bacterium genome contains the following:
- a CDS encoding M1 family aminopeptidase, translated as MRVPSSVFLVLTFIVTVLTVGTASSATVVTFETHNLRVSLDVPSQQATMLDSGMAAFGEGWNLLYVNAGAKIDKFTVDGAPVDYHVLAAADTSQLPADIKAGLPDLDLANEPLLVFFESPKAASVPFVMAYVAIFADPVENVQFSREKVGNEVRGTIGEQGAYLSPASFFYPSGSENLLEFVVTIDIPGEWLSVSDGNPMSSFLNGNRRLETFENPYVVDGLTVMAAPYIATVQTEGDVEVAAYFFEADTALAAGYVEAAAKYLRMYSELIGPYPYKRFTIAENFFPTGYGFPGWTLLGQQVLRLPFIKSTSLGHEVLHNWWGNSVYVDYDKGNWCEGLTVYGADYRYKLMESPIAARDYRKDILKEYASYVNSGNDFPIRKFTSRTSAETRTIGYNKTMMMFHMIEERIGTQAFFDAWKLVYSHYIAKQVSWEDWVVAFEQTGGADLSWVIPEWIDRAGAPTLMLGAVQKAAASGQTRVTLDLRQDPDRTFNMRVPVRFIGEVAVIDTFIVFNGPGGEYEFALSADVHTVEIDPDYHLFRRLYPGEIEPIISGVMGTPRKRIVAPALEEVGRSLYQSFGNSLTEEENPVESRAVLDESAKDFAPIVLNPSELPVELAAAMTVTDSTLIINGTSYPRAGHTFVMAGSNWNGFEKYMIVLSDDFQSLPRIGQLVPHYGKYSYLVFDGPRNVGKGQWPAVSSPLRKEL; from the coding sequence ATGCGCGTTCCGTCTAGCGTCTTCTTGGTTCTTACGTTTATCGTAACGGTTCTAACTGTAGGCACTGCCTCAAGTGCTACGGTCGTGACTTTCGAAACACACAACCTTCGTGTCAGCCTCGATGTACCGTCCCAGCAGGCGACTATGTTGGACTCCGGCATGGCCGCGTTTGGCGAGGGCTGGAACCTTCTGTACGTGAATGCCGGTGCGAAGATCGACAAGTTCACGGTCGATGGCGCACCGGTAGACTATCATGTCCTCGCTGCAGCGGATACTTCGCAGCTTCCTGCCGACATCAAGGCCGGTTTGCCTGATCTCGATCTTGCAAACGAGCCGCTGCTGGTGTTTTTCGAATCGCCCAAAGCGGCATCGGTACCGTTTGTGATGGCTTATGTCGCGATTTTTGCCGATCCAGTCGAAAACGTCCAGTTCTCTCGTGAGAAAGTCGGCAACGAGGTGCGCGGTACGATTGGCGAACAGGGCGCCTATCTCAGCCCGGCATCGTTCTTCTATCCCAGCGGGAGCGAGAATTTGCTAGAATTCGTAGTAACGATCGACATACCCGGCGAGTGGCTGTCGGTCTCTGACGGCAACCCGATGTCATCCTTTCTCAACGGCAATCGACGTTTAGAGACGTTCGAAAACCCGTATGTTGTCGATGGGCTGACGGTCATGGCCGCGCCCTATATCGCGACGGTCCAAACCGAAGGTGACGTAGAAGTTGCCGCGTACTTCTTTGAAGCCGATACCGCGTTGGCGGCAGGGTATGTCGAGGCGGCGGCCAAATATCTCAGAATGTATTCCGAGCTGATCGGCCCGTATCCGTACAAGCGGTTCACGATCGCGGAGAACTTCTTTCCCACCGGCTACGGTTTCCCCGGCTGGACGCTTCTCGGTCAGCAGGTGCTGAGGCTGCCGTTTATCAAGAGTACATCGCTCGGCCACGAAGTACTTCACAACTGGTGGGGCAACAGCGTCTACGTGGATTACGACAAGGGCAACTGGTGCGAGGGACTGACTGTCTATGGCGCGGACTACCGCTACAAGCTGATGGAATCGCCGATTGCGGCGCGCGACTACCGCAAGGACATTCTCAAGGAGTACGCGAGCTACGTGAACAGCGGGAACGATTTCCCGATACGCAAGTTCACCTCCCGCACGAGTGCCGAGACGCGCACGATTGGTTACAACAAGACCATGATGATGTTCCATATGATCGAAGAGCGTATAGGTACGCAGGCGTTTTTCGATGCCTGGAAACTGGTTTACAGCCATTACATAGCGAAGCAGGTTTCCTGGGAGGATTGGGTTGTAGCGTTTGAGCAGACTGGCGGCGCGGATCTGTCATGGGTGATTCCGGAGTGGATCGACCGGGCCGGCGCGCCTACTTTGATGTTAGGTGCGGTGCAGAAGGCCGCTGCAAGTGGTCAGACAAGGGTAACTTTGGATCTGCGTCAGGACCCGGATCGGACTTTCAACATGCGGGTCCCCGTGCGGTTTATCGGCGAAGTTGCAGTCATTGACACGTTTATCGTGTTCAATGGGCCAGGCGGAGAATACGAATTTGCGTTGTCGGCGGACGTACACACCGTCGAGATAGACCCCGACTATCATCTGTTCCGAAGACTCTACCCGGGCGAGATTGAACCGATCATATCAGGCGTGATGGGTACGCCGCGCAAGCGGATTGTTGCCCCCGCCCTTGAAGAAGTGGGCCGTTCGTTGTATCAGTCGTTTGGAAACAGCTTAACCGAAGAGGAAAACCCTGTTGAATCACGAGCTGTCTTGGACGAGTCTGCCAAGGATTTTGCACCGATTGTGTTGAATCCCTCGGAGCTGCCGGTTGAGCTTGCTGCTGCTATGACTGTGACAGACAGCACTCTGATAATCAACGGCACTTCGTACCCGCGGGCAGGGCATACGTTCGTGATGGCGGGAAGTAACTGGAACGGTTTCGAGAAGTACATGATCGTTCTGAGCGACGACTTTCAATCGTTGCCGCGAATCGGCCAGTTAGTGCCGCATTACGGGAAGTACTCGTACCTGGTGTTCGACGGGCCCAGGAATGTTGGCAAAGGCCAGTGGCCGGCGGTAAGTTCGCCGCTGAGAAAGGAATTGTAG
- a CDS encoding PspC domain-containing protein, whose product MTKKLYRSRTNKMIGGVCGGLGDFFELDPTLIRLGAVLLVLAAGAGILAYIIAWIIVPLEP is encoded by the coding sequence ATGACCAAAAAACTCTACCGCTCGCGAACCAACAAAATGATCGGCGGCGTGTGCGGCGGGCTCGGCGACTTCTTCGAACTCGACCCCACCCTCATCCGTCTCGGCGCCGTCCTGCTGGTGCTGGCCGCCGGCGCGGGGATACTGGCGTACATCATTGCGTGGATTATCGTCCCGCTGGAGCCGTAG
- a CDS encoding YbjQ family protein — MILATTETIAHKKTIKTLGLVKGNTIRARHIGRDIAALFRHMVGGEITDYTKMMAESREQAIDRMIEEARKLGANAVIACRFSTSEMMQGAAEIIVYGTAVVVEGE; from the coding sequence GTGATACTGGCTACTACGGAGACAATAGCCCACAAGAAAACCATCAAAACCTTGGGTTTGGTGAAGGGCAATACAATTCGGGCGCGACATATTGGACGTGACATCGCCGCGCTCTTTCGCCATATGGTTGGCGGCGAGATTACGGACTACACCAAGATGATGGCTGAGTCGAGGGAGCAGGCGATCGACCGGATGATTGAGGAAGCCCGGAAGCTGGGAGCGAACGCGGTGATTGCGTGTCGCTTCTCGACTTCTGAGATGATGCAGGGTGCTGCGGAGATTATTGTTTACGGCACCGCCGTGGTGGTGGAGGGGGAGTAG
- a CDS encoding RNA polymerase sigma factor gives MTSKKEVDSMNSDSALVMSIGTGDKSAFRVLVERHKKTAYGMALGLVGNRDDAFDISQEAFLRVYRSAKSFDQRQPFLPWFYTIIANLSRTWLRRRSSRDHRMVDIDEASTFLVSDDNPEEAVIRDQQIARLRQALQKLSFEDREIIVLQHFRNMSYDEIAKLLEIPRGTVMSRLYYARKRLAKLMGPNDG, from the coding sequence ATGACCAGTAAGAAAGAAGTTGATTCGATGAACTCCGATTCCGCTCTGGTTATGAGTATCGGGACTGGTGACAAGTCGGCCTTTAGGGTATTGGTGGAACGGCACAAGAAAACCGCTTACGGCATGGCGCTCGGATTAGTGGGCAATCGCGACGACGCCTTTGATATCAGCCAGGAGGCTTTTCTCAGGGTGTATCGCTCGGCGAAGAGTTTCGACCAGCGCCAGCCGTTTCTTCCCTGGTTCTACACGATTATCGCGAATCTCAGCCGCACCTGGCTGAGACGGCGCTCGTCGCGCGACCATCGGATGGTCGATATCGACGAGGCCTCGACGTTTCTGGTCAGCGATGACAACCCCGAAGAGGCGGTGATCCGCGATCAGCAGATCGCCAGGCTTCGGCAGGCACTGCAGAAGCTCTCGTTCGAGGACCGCGAGATTATCGTGCTTCAGCACTTTCGCAATATGTCGTACGACGAGATTGCGAAGCTGCTGGAGATTCCCCGCGGAACGGTCATGTCCCGGCTCTATTATGCGCGGAAACGGTTAGCCAAGCTGATGGGGCCAAACGATGGATGA
- a CDS encoding DUF2238 domain-containing protein: MEKTPIDHKRYALILGFIFALWWLFLAISPHDRKDWALENLLAVITVAYLVLTARKFPLSRLSYTLLFIFLCLHEVGAHYTYAEVPYDRWFEAVFDRTFNSLVGWDRNNFDRVIHFSYGLLLAYPIREVFHRIAQVRGFWGYFLPLDVTMSTSMLFELFEWVAAAIFGGDLGVAYLGTQGDIWDAHKDMGLASLGALTAMCVTAGINLYLQRDFAKEWAASLRVKESRPLGEDEIKRMWQERSSDV, from the coding sequence ATGGAAAAGACGCCCATAGATCATAAGAGGTACGCCTTGATTCTGGGCTTCATCTTCGCCCTCTGGTGGCTCTTTCTGGCCATCAGCCCGCACGACCGCAAGGATTGGGCCCTCGAAAACTTGCTCGCGGTGATCACGGTTGCCTATCTGGTCTTGACCGCCCGGAAGTTCCCCCTCTCCCGCCTCTCCTATACGCTGCTGTTCATATTTCTCTGTCTGCACGAGGTCGGGGCGCACTACACCTATGCAGAGGTCCCCTATGACCGCTGGTTCGAAGCAGTCTTCGACCGGACTTTCAATTCGCTTGTCGGCTGGGACCGTAACAACTTTGACCGTGTCATTCACTTCTCCTATGGATTGCTTCTAGCTTATCCGATCCGGGAAGTATTTCACCGGATCGCCCAGGTGCGCGGGTTTTGGGGGTACTTTCTACCGCTGGATGTCACCATGTCTACGTCGATGCTGTTTGAGTTGTTCGAGTGGGTAGCCGCGGCGATTTTCGGCGGAGATTTGGGAGTCGCATATCTCGGAACGCAGGGCGATATCTGGGACGCCCACAAAGACATGGGATTGGCCTCGCTCGGGGCCTTGACCGCAATGTGCGTGACAGCGGGCATCAATTTGTATCTGCAGCGTGATTTCGCGAAAGAGTGGGCGGCCAGTCTGCGGGTCAAAGAAAGTCGACCGTTGGGTGAAGATGAGATTAAGCGGATGTGGCAGGAGCGGAGCAGTGATGTGTGA
- a CDS encoding DUF1028 domain-containing protein, with translation MTRTIVMLLSTTIALSTASAGEMSDAIPMRPSHTYSIVCYDSATGQFGAAVQSHWFKVANVIWAEPGVGAIATQSFSDYRYGLLGLEMMRAGKSAQEALAGLLASDPNEAVRQVGMIDIHGGVVAHTGSKCIADAGHRVGVNYSVQANLMLKNTVWDAMAEAFENAKGDLADRMMAALEAAQAEGGDIRGKQSAAMIVVAAKPTGLPWQDRLVDIRVDDSAEPLRELKRLLEVTRAYQKMDEGDNLVTLGKFDDAGTAYAEAARLNPDNVEILFWHAVTLAYNGQVERSLPIFKEVFAKAPIWRELVPRLVKPELLPDDPKLIERIVSQ, from the coding sequence ATGACAAGGACCATAGTCATGTTGCTTTCAACTACTATTGCACTATCCACCGCTTCCGCCGGCGAGATGTCGGACGCGATTCCCATGCGTCCTTCGCACACATACTCCATCGTCTGCTACGATTCGGCCACCGGGCAGTTTGGGGCGGCGGTGCAGTCGCACTGGTTCAAGGTGGCCAATGTCATATGGGCTGAGCCGGGAGTAGGCGCAATCGCTACTCAGTCGTTCTCAGATTACAGGTACGGCCTGCTCGGTCTCGAGATGATGCGCGCAGGCAAGTCGGCTCAGGAGGCATTAGCCGGTCTGCTCGCCAGCGATCCTAACGAGGCAGTCCGTCAGGTTGGGATGATCGACATCCACGGCGGTGTCGTGGCGCATACCGGAAGCAAGTGTATTGCTGACGCAGGGCATCGCGTTGGCGTGAACTACTCAGTTCAAGCCAATCTGATGCTCAAGAATACGGTGTGGGACGCCATGGCCGAGGCGTTTGAGAACGCCAAAGGCGATCTCGCGGACCGCATGATGGCCGCGCTCGAGGCGGCCCAGGCTGAAGGCGGCGATATTCGCGGCAAGCAATCGGCGGCGATGATCGTGGTCGCGGCCAAACCGACCGGTCTCCCCTGGCAGGATCGGTTGGTCGACATCCGCGTAGACGACTCCGCAGAACCGCTCAGGGAGCTGAAGCGCCTGTTGGAAGTGACGCGCGCGTACCAGAAGATGGACGAAGGCGATAACTTGGTCACGCTCGGCAAGTTCGACGATGCCGGTACGGCGTATGCCGAGGCGGCGAGGCTCAACCCCGACAATGTCGAGATTCTGTTCTGGCACGCGGTGACACTCGCGTACAACGGCCAGGTGGAGCGCTCGCTGCCGATTTTCAAAGAGGTATTTGCGAAAGCTCCCATCTGGCGTGAGTTGGTACCGCGACTCGTGAAGCCTGAGCTGCTGCCTGATGATCCGAAGTTGATTGAGAGGATTGTGAGCCAGTAG
- a CDS encoding GGDEF domain-containing protein: MPNIADITLANWQVFAESDRPPQQRTTHFAIRQTRVNLDFYLGTFFRNRKLKFHFFRTFDELVTVCHRHQVSAILIAGDGDFIHELELVRAIKKNILLSIVPVILYHPDPDTNTVVAAYESGVEEFIYGEWIKKLVQVRIERVIERSHRDISVNPSTLLPGPAMIEEEINRQMKLGEQFAVCYADLDNFKAFNDYHGYVYGDKVIRMTGRILRDVVFDLCREGFVGHIAGDDFICVMPSEVAEEACRWIIKCFDAFIPYCYNEDDRARGYYEARNRRGQMERFTLLSISIAVVVNHNGEFEHIGELSKMLADLKRACKAREGSNYMIERRKKY; the protein is encoded by the coding sequence TTGCCGAACATCGCCGACATCACCCTCGCGAACTGGCAGGTTTTCGCCGAAAGTGACCGCCCGCCTCAGCAGCGGACCACTCATTTCGCCATCCGCCAGACCCGGGTCAATCTCGACTTCTATCTCGGCACGTTTTTCCGCAACCGGAAACTGAAATTCCACTTCTTCCGCACTTTCGACGAACTGGTGACGGTCTGCCATCGTCACCAGGTCAGCGCGATTCTCATTGCCGGCGACGGTGACTTTATCCACGAACTGGAACTGGTGCGGGCGATTAAGAAGAACATCCTGCTGTCAATCGTGCCGGTCATCCTCTACCACCCCGATCCGGACACCAATACCGTGGTGGCGGCCTATGAGAGCGGGGTAGAGGAGTTCATCTACGGCGAGTGGATCAAGAAGCTGGTGCAGGTCCGTATCGAGCGGGTGATCGAGAGGAGCCACCGCGATATCTCCGTGAACCCGTCGACACTGCTGCCCGGCCCGGCGATGATCGAGGAAGAAATCAATCGGCAGATGAAACTGGGCGAGCAGTTCGCGGTCTGCTACGCCGACCTCGACAATTTCAAGGCCTTCAACGACTATCATGGCTATGTCTATGGCGACAAGGTGATCCGTATGACCGGCCGCATCCTGCGCGACGTTGTCTTCGATCTCTGCCGCGAGGGATTTGTCGGGCACATTGCCGGCGACGATTTCATCTGCGTGATGCCGTCGGAGGTGGCTGAGGAAGCCTGCCGGTGGATCATTAAGTGCTTCGACGCTTTCATCCCCTATTGCTATAACGAGGACGACCGCGCTCGCGGCTATTACGAGGCGCGTAATCGACGCGGCCAGATGGAGAGATTCACGCTGCTGTCGATTTCGATCGCCGTTGTCGTAAACCACAATGGAGAGTTCGAGCACATCGGTGAACTGTCCAAGATGCTCGCCGATCTGAAACGCGCCTGCAAAGCGCGTGAGGGTTCGAACTACATGATCGAGCGCCGGAAGAAGTATTGA
- the xerA gene encoding site-specific tyrosine recombinase/integron integrase — protein sequence MSFEDAIEDFIQHLKLERGLSANSLAAYRADLRDLWTTAKQADYKAVTSQQINQYFNRLAAKGRKPATLARKLSASKRFFQYLCAKDKSLRDPTTGYRAPRISRYHPDYLTVEEIERILDATKLDPKLEGRDRAVIELLYGCGLRISELLDLKVGDFEFEAGFVRVIGKGNKQRLVPLGRFAREAVERYLDSPGRARFLTDSGRYLLINPNGKRLSRVGLWKSIRKLVTRAGITKSVTPHTFRHSFATHLLAGGADLRTVQEMLGHADISTTEIYTQIDQGYIVAEHRRHHPRELAGFRRK from the coding sequence GTGAGTTTCGAGGACGCCATAGAGGACTTCATTCAGCACCTGAAGCTGGAGCGGGGTCTCTCCGCCAACAGCCTGGCGGCCTACCGCGCCGATCTTCGAGATCTTTGGACTACCGCCAAACAAGCTGATTACAAAGCTGTTACATCGCAGCAGATAAACCAATACTTTAATCGCTTGGCGGCCAAGGGACGAAAGCCGGCGACTCTGGCTCGCAAGCTCTCCGCGTCCAAGCGCTTTTTTCAATATCTCTGCGCGAAGGATAAGTCGTTGCGCGATCCCACCACCGGTTATCGGGCGCCGCGGATTTCTCGCTACCATCCGGATTATCTCACCGTCGAGGAGATTGAACGCATACTGGACGCCACCAAGCTGGATCCGAAACTGGAGGGTAGGGATCGCGCGGTTATCGAATTGCTCTACGGCTGCGGTCTGAGGATATCGGAGCTGCTCGATTTGAAGGTCGGCGACTTTGAGTTCGAGGCCGGATTCGTCCGCGTAATCGGCAAGGGGAACAAGCAGCGGCTGGTGCCGCTGGGGCGGTTTGCCCGCGAGGCCGTGGAACGGTACCTCGATAGCCCAGGCCGCGCTCGGTTTCTGACCGACTCAGGCCGCTACCTGCTGATCAACCCTAACGGGAAGAGGCTCTCCCGGGTAGGTCTCTGGAAGTCTATTCGCAAGCTCGTGACCAGGGCAGGAATAACCAAGTCGGTCACCCCTCATACGTTTCGCCATTCCTTTGCAACGCATTTGCTTGCCGGAGGGGCCGATCTGCGCACAGTACAAGAAATGTTGGGCCATGCCGATATATCGACTACCGAGATTTACACGCAGATCGATCAAGGATATATCGTTGCCGAACATCGCCGACATCACCCTCGCGAACTGGCAGGTTTTCGCCGAAAGTGA
- a CDS encoding ComF family protein, giving the protein MLTELTERFPLLKGLLDFVYPPLCAGCGTYEENPDSICESCLRRIDWWDKSLVLTDVDLPPGDEDIGAPSESIPLFAAGSYVDPLQRIILQYKFHGAISVASLIARKVADRFGEPIRELGPTVLVPIPLHPSREYLRGYNQALIFADKLSEPLELPVDTNLLVRVKKRRPQSKLSKSKRAANIKSVFALSPYFDPAEPRSQVILVDDVVTSGQTLFEARRTLRDAGITVAGAIAMAHKL; this is encoded by the coding sequence ATGTTAACCGAGTTGACGGAACGGTTTCCGCTTCTCAAGGGGCTGCTTGATTTCGTTTACCCGCCGCTCTGTGCCGGTTGCGGCACATACGAGGAGAATCCCGACAGCATTTGCGAAAGCTGCCTCAGGCGAATCGATTGGTGGGACAAATCGCTCGTTCTGACTGATGTCGACTTGCCGCCAGGCGACGAGGATATCGGGGCGCCTAGCGAGTCAATCCCGCTCTTTGCCGCTGGAAGTTATGTCGACCCGCTGCAGCGCATCATTCTGCAGTACAAGTTCCACGGTGCAATCTCTGTGGCGAGCTTGATTGCTCGGAAGGTCGCGGATCGGTTCGGCGAGCCGATTAGAGAACTCGGCCCGACAGTGCTCGTGCCAATACCGCTGCACCCCAGCCGCGAATATCTTCGAGGATACAACCAGGCTTTGATCTTCGCCGATAAGCTGTCCGAACCTCTCGAGTTGCCTGTAGATACCAACCTGTTGGTGCGGGTCAAGAAACGCCGCCCGCAGTCCAAGCTCTCGAAATCTAAACGGGCGGCCAATATCAAATCAGTCTTCGCCTTGTCGCCGTATTTCGACCCCGCAGAACCGCGATCGCAGGTGATCCTTGTCGACGACGTGGTTACATCGGGGCAAACACTGTTCGAGGCCCGGCGAACTTTACGCGATGCCGGTATCACGGTGGCGGGGGCGATTGCCATGGCCCACAAACTCTAG
- a CDS encoding SO_0444 family Cu/Zn efflux transporter, which produces MAAFLNTWAEATWQVLVDSASYFILGLVLAGLVWLFLNEKNLNRLLGRSRHQAVIRAALIGVPLPLCSCSVLPVAAQLRNAGLSRGGTVSFLIATPESSVDSILLTYSLTDPLMTVARPVAAFLTATVGGLVEDFFDREPLRQTFGVAVPHTDDCAHECNCEPPRQASGHLSRVGSGIRYSFTTLIGDLAPYLFWGYLLAGLAAAAFGSPLGLTPGTGWWPYLAAIVVGVPLYVCATSSTPLAAVLLGAGFPPGAIMVFLMVGPATNLATMTVVRKLLGAWPTVRYVLSIVVVSLACGLTLDWLYRQFNIDIAYRAAGHEHGVHWIHSVAALCLAGLVLWHYGRQVIRRFTR; this is translated from the coding sequence TTGGCCGCCTTCCTGAACACCTGGGCCGAGGCCACCTGGCAGGTGCTGGTGGACTCGGCGTCCTACTTCATCCTCGGCCTTGTCCTGGCCGGGCTCGTCTGGCTATTCCTCAACGAGAAGAACCTGAATCGACTTCTCGGTCGTAGTCGCCACCAGGCGGTCATCCGTGCCGCGCTGATCGGCGTTCCGTTGCCGCTTTGCTCCTGCTCGGTGCTGCCCGTGGCCGCGCAGCTACGCAACGCCGGCCTCTCGCGCGGCGGGACAGTATCGTTCCTGATAGCTACACCGGAAAGCTCGGTAGATTCGATATTGCTCACCTACTCGCTGACCGATCCACTGATGACAGTCGCTCGACCAGTGGCTGCGTTCCTTACGGCGACCGTGGGCGGGCTGGTCGAGGATTTCTTTGACCGAGAACCGCTGCGTCAGACGTTCGGTGTGGCTGTGCCTCATACCGATGACTGCGCCCATGAATGCAACTGCGAACCGCCACGCCAGGCATCGGGGCATCTTTCCCGGGTCGGAAGCGGTATCAGGTACTCTTTTACGACCCTCATCGGCGATCTGGCGCCATACCTCTTCTGGGGCTATCTGCTTGCCGGGCTGGCCGCGGCTGCGTTTGGATCACCGCTCGGCTTGACTCCGGGGACGGGGTGGTGGCCCTACCTGGCTGCTATCGTAGTCGGAGTACCATTGTACGTCTGCGCGACCTCATCGACCCCACTCGCCGCAGTTCTCCTGGGAGCCGGCTTTCCGCCCGGCGCGATTATGGTCTTTCTGATGGTCGGCCCCGCCACCAATCTGGCGACCATGACAGTGGTAAGGAAGTTGCTGGGCGCCTGGCCGACCGTACGCTATGTCCTCTCGATCGTGGTTGTATCACTGGCGTGCGGGCTAACGTTAGACTGGCTGTACCGCCAGTTCAACATTGATATCGCCTATCGGGCCGCCGGGCACGAGCACGGTGTTCACTGGATTCATTCGGTTGCTGCGCTGTGTCTCGCCGGGCTTGTACTTTGGCATTATGGACGGCAGGTAATCCGGCGCTTCACGCGCTGA
- a CDS encoding tetratricopeptide repeat protein yields the protein MDNTYCSKCGEVIAPGVRFCSACGTPVAGRPAAAVTPKPTKSTWNRDGLIMAGLAVVVVSGYFILREKPEPPRAERSAAMPGHEDMQAALLENMPTEYEPLIQMGNQFMDDENYPVAAEAYRRALELDPASPDVRSDFASCLHAMGLPHRALEEFRKVISTHPGHVISYFNLGIVFHGQGDTDSARYYWEKYLATDPQGRATDAARSFLKELGP from the coding sequence ATGGATAATACGTATTGCAGCAAGTGCGGCGAGGTTATTGCCCCGGGTGTTCGTTTCTGCTCGGCGTGCGGCACGCCGGTGGCCGGTAGGCCGGCGGCTGCGGTGACACCAAAACCGACGAAATCAACGTGGAATCGCGACGGTCTTATCATGGCCGGCCTCGCCGTAGTAGTTGTTTCGGGCTACTTCATACTCAGAGAGAAGCCGGAACCGCCGCGGGCGGAACGGAGCGCGGCGATGCCCGGACATGAAGACATGCAGGCGGCGCTCTTGGAAAACATGCCGACCGAGTACGAACCGCTCATTCAAATGGGCAACCAGTTTATGGACGATGAGAACTACCCGGTGGCGGCCGAAGCTTACCGTCGGGCGCTGGAGCTCGATCCCGCGTCGCCAGACGTTCGCAGTGACTTTGCGTCGTGCCTGCACGCCATGGGGCTGCCTCACCGGGCGCTGGAGGAGTTCCGCAAGGTCATCTCGACTCATCCGGGCCACGTCATATCATACTTTAACCTCGGAATCGTCTTCCACGGCCAGGGCGACACGGATTCGGCCCGTTACTATTGGGAAAAGTACCTTGCCACGGATCCCCAGGGGCGGGCGACTGATGCGGCGCGGAGCTTCCTCAAAGAACTGGGTCCGTAA